The Athalia rosae chromosome 7, iyAthRosa1.1, whole genome shotgun sequence genome window below encodes:
- the LOC105693065 gene encoding chromosome-associated kinesin KIF4: MVDSSVRVALRIRPLVPTEIDNGCQICLSTLSDQPQVQVLGTDKAFTFNHVFPPEVDQDTFYNTAVKGMIKNLFEGYNVTILAYGQTGSGKTHTMGTTYSGGDEEMGVIPRAISEIFKIVEDKTDHEFRISVSFMELYQEHLYDLLSTKVRENCIVDIREDAQGIKIPGLTEKVVDNISATFECLSQGSQGRATGATAMNSQSSRSHAIFTVNIHQQKKDDVNTATTAKFHLVDLAGSERSKKTKATGERFKEGVNINKGLLALGNVISQLGDGGSNSFVGYRDSKLTRLLQDSLGGNSMTLMVACVSPADYNFDETLSTLRYADRARRIKNKPVVNQDPHAAEVNRLNKLVQELRLALLSQGNVNGVSACPAEHKELQATIQTIQAKNRDLTERLNANLIEFLHMTERADLAESASEAIKEKITELLKEFKEFIDRFDADPDEHDKHRAELTVIYNKILEFQNDQERTAKQLLMHELSTEKQPAIIDEEKLASDFADVNSDEVDPTMLDLEDRQEKHTMQQAERKDEVTNINRELALKEELVSKLLANCSQMVEYSKEIQEMEQEIKKLQAEKEDLQKVLVSVQSNNVSSKIAEVRRKKVKDLEKKISELSRKCMEQGSVIKMKEKSDVKIKNLLTEIQTMKQYKVKLMRLMRTESEKFRQWKLQREQEVRKLKDQDRKRQNQIIRMENQYGKQKNVLKRKVEEACAINKRLKEALEKQSKAQQKREKSGNAVGIQAWVTQELEVLTSTIDAERSLERLMQDRALLTSTLSKIKANKHKYDAITYEKQITELSEDLQLRNAQISDLQQKILASDQENKTKTRWNTIHSITDARTALKTLFDLAAETRKSQYAKSYQYDELMEECDSLRMKLRQMELQQKEQAARQRENEAKMRAEHEEDKAQLLEQLRRITPSATGTSEDLSEALPKGAGNSDRNEKENVKRSSKSKNDDVFYLPEEEHYSTDESLIEDDVDKDPDWRKTPMFVRIRKILTAESSFDNNAPAPKRSSDGEIKCSCKTKCNTRLCTCRKNEVGCVNCNCNPEFCTNKDTFKRQKLFAEIGTEELEGSFKKPERREMMQPLYKKSKIQDVTIRLDTPSNSEDTQYNSVEMNL; the protein is encoded by the exons ATGGTAGACTCCTCAGTCCGAGTGGCTCTAAGAATCAGGCCTCTTGTACCTACGGAAATAGATAATGGATGTCAAATATGCCTGTCAACATTATCAGACCAGCCACAGGTTCAGGTTTTGGGAACGGACAAAGCGTTCACATTCAACCATGTTTTCCCTCCGGAAGTTGACCAGGACACATTTTACAATACTGCTGTCAAGGGaatgatcaaaaatctttttgaAG GATACAATGTGACCATTCTCGCATACGGACAAACTGGAAGTGGTAAAACGCATACTATGGGAACAACTTATAGCGGTGGCGATGAAGAGATGGGTGTAATACCTCGTGCAATAAGCGAGATATTCAAAATTGTTGAGGATAAAACTGACCATGAATTTAGAATCTCGGTTTCCTTCATGGAACTATATCAAGAGCACCTTTACGATTTACTCTCCACTAAGGTTCGTGAAAATTGCATTGTCGATATTAGAGAGGATGCCCAAGGTATCAAAATACCTGGCTTGACGGAAAAAGTTGTCGACAATATTTCTGCCACCTTCGAGTGCCTCAGCCAAGGCTCGCAGGGCCGAGCAACCGGCGCTACGGCTATGAATTCGCAGAGTAGTCGTAGCCATGCAATTTTCACTGTCAACATACATCAGCAGAAGAAAGATGACGT AAATACAGCAACCACCGCCAAATTCCACCTGGTAGATCTGGCTGGTTCAGAACGTAGTAAGAAAACAAAAGCTACCGGCGAGCGGTTCAAGGAAGGAGTGAACATAAACAAAGGACTTCTGGCTCTGGGGAATGTTATTTCGCAATTGGGAGATGGAGGCTCTAATAGTTTTGTGGGCTATCGTGACAGCAAACTGACAAGGTTGCTTCAAGATTCCCTCGGAGGCAATTCTATGACTCTCATGGTTGCTTGCGTCAGCCCAGCTG ACTATAATTTCGATGAAACCCTGAGTACGTTACGTTATGCGGACCGGGCGCGTAGGATAAAGAATAAACCTGTTGTAAACCAAGACCCGCATGCTGCAGAAGTTAATCGTCTGAACAAATTGGTACAGGAATTGAGACTGGCTTTACTATCTCAGGGAAATGTTAACGGCGTTTCGGCCTGCCCTGCAGAGCACAAAGAATTGCAGGCTACGATTCAGACGATACAGGCAAAAAATAGAGACCTCACCGAACGTTTGAATGCAAATTTAATCGAATTTCTCCACATGACCGAGCGAGCGGATTTAGCAGAAAGTGCCAGCGAGgcaattaaagaaaaaattactgaaCTGTTGAAAGAGTTCAAAGAGTTTATCGACAGGTTTGATGCTGATCCAGATGAGCATGACAAACATCGAGCGGAGCTGACTGTCATATACAACAAAATTTTAG AATTCCAGAATGATCAAGAGAGGACAGCGAAGCAACTACTTATGCACGAATTGTCCACCGAGAAACAACCTGCGATCATCGACGAAGAAAAGTTGGCCTCTGACTTTGCGGATGTTAATTCTGACGAAGTCGATCCCACAATGTTAGATCTGGAAGATCGTCAAGAGAAACACACGATGCAACAAGCTGAAAGGAAAGATGAAGTGACAAACATCAACCGTGAATTGGCCCTGAAAGAGGAATTAGTCTCAAAACTTTTAGCTAACTGTAGTCAGATGGTAGAATATTCAAAGGAGATCCAAGAAATggaacaagaaataaaaaaacttcaagCGGAAAAAGAGGATTTGCAAAAAGTATTAGTATCTGTTCAGTCGAACAACGTTAGCTCGAA GATTGCGGAAGTACGTCGAAAGAAAGTGAAAGACTTGGAGAAAAAGATTTCCGAATTATCGCGCAAATGTATGGAGCAAGGAAgtgtgataaaaatgaaagaaaagtctgacgttaaaataaaaaatttgctcACAGAAATTCAGACTATGAAGCAATATAAAGTGAAATTAATGCGGTTAATGCGAACCGAGAGTGAGAAATTCAGGCAGTGGAAGCTACAAAGGGAACAGGAAGTTAGGAAGCTCAAAGACCAGGATAGAAAACGACAGAATCAAATAATTCGAATGGAAAATCAATACGGTAAACAGAAAAATGTACTGAAACGAAAAGTAGAAGAGGCGTGTGCCATCAACAAAAGACTGAAA GAAGCACTGGAAAAGCAGAGTAAGGCGCAACAAAAACGAGAGAAGTCCGGAAACGCTGTAGGAATACAGGCTTGGGTGACGCAGGAGCTCGAAGTTCTTACAAGCACGATTGACGCGGAGAGGTCGTTGGAAAGATTGATGCAGGACAGAGCGCTGCTAACGAGCACACTGTCCAAAATCAAAGCAAACAAACACAAGTACGACGCGATCACCTACGAGAAACAAATCACCGAACTTTCGGAAGATCTCCAATTACGAAACGCACAGATCTCCGATCTTCAGCAGAAAATTCTTGCTTCCGATCAAG AGAACAAAACCAAGACCCGATGGAACACGATACATTCGATCACGGATGCAAGAACTGCTTTGAAAACGTTGTTCGACCTGGCCGCTGAAACGAGGAAAAGTCAATACGCCAAAAGCTATCAGTACGATGAACTTATG GAAGAGTGTGATTCGTTGCGAATGAAATTACGACAGATGGAACTCCAGCAAAAAGAGCAGGCCGCAAGGCAGCGTGAAAATGAAGCAAAAATGCGCGCTGAACACGAAGAAGACAAAGCACAGCTACTCGAACAGCTACGTAGAATTACTCCTTCGGCGACAGGCACAAGTGAAGATCTCAGTGAAGCTCTCCCAAAGGGAGCTGGTAATTctgatcgaaatgaaaaagaaaat GTCAAAAGATCGTCAAAATCTAAAAATGATGACGTTTTTTATCTGCCCGAGGAAGAACACTACTCAACGGATGAAAGCCTAATCGAAGATGACGTTGATAAGGATCCTGATTGGAGAAAAACACCCATGTTTGtgagaattagaaaaatactG ACTGCGGAATCGAGTTTTGATAATAATGCACCTGCTCCAAAGCGATCGTCGGATGGTGAGATCAAATGTTCCTGCAAGACTAAGTGTAATACACGTTTATGCACTTGCAGGAAGAACGAAGTGGGCTGCGTAAATTGTAATTGTAACCCTGAATTCTGCACCAACAAAGATACC ttCAAACGACAGAAGTTGTTCGCAGAGATTGGAACCGAGGAACTGGAAGGCTCGTTTAAGAAACCTGA GCGAAGAGAGATGATGCAGCCACTGTATAAGAAGTCTAAGATTCAGGATGTGACCATACGACTCGACACCCCTTCGAATTCAGAAGATACACAATATAATTCTGTCGAAATGAACTTGTGA
- the LOC105693081 gene encoding guided entry of tail-anchored proteins factor 1-like — protein sequence MNNLFTISTACCLLELLIPVVTKFLTNQIGKENKMDQLLRKDLIAIKHQMGEISMVDEFAKYAKLQRQYNKLEAQLSTRVNKLMMSKMKLRLTFSYTLKFLNGIVIATLLYLYRYEPVAILPKDALWPIQGILSWPCHLENSVSLTMWFLISRLAISSTK from the exons atgaataatctaTTCACTATTTCTACAGCATGCTGCCTTTTGGAGCTGCTAATTCCTGTCGTTACCAAATTC ctCACCAATCAAATaggcaaagaaaataaaatggatcaACTCCTGCGCAAGGATCTGATAGCTATCAAGCATCAGATGGGAGAAATTTCGATGGTCGATGAATTTGCTAAATATGCAAAACTACAGCGACAGTACAATAAATTAGAGGCTCAATTGTCCACTAGAG ttaaCAAACTAATGATGTCCAAGATGAAGTTGAGGCTCACATTCAGTTACACATTAAAATTCCTCAAC GGTATTGTCATCGCAACTTTGTTATACTTGTATCGTTACGAACCTGTTGCTATTCTACCCAAAGATGCGCTATGGCCGATCCAGGGAATCCTCAGCTGGCCATGCCACCTTGAAAATTCCGTTTCGCTTACCATGTGGTTTTTAATATCCAGGCTAGCGATTTCAAGTACAAAATAA
- the LOC105693071 gene encoding coiled-coil domain-containing protein 6, with amino-acid sequence MADRDSASESDSSSIDGGPIMMPPSPVTREQLQKRIESLQQHNRVLKVELETYKLRVKALQDENRSLRQASVIIQAKAEQEEEFISNTLLKKIQALKKEKETLAHHYEQEEECLTNDLSRKLNQLRQEKCRLEQTLEQEQECLVNKLMRKIEKLEAETLAKQSNLEQLRREKVELENTLEQEQEALVNKLWKRMDKLEAEKRMLQIKLDQPVSDPTSPRDINNGDTATNLSTHIQTLRSEVARLRHTLLISQQEHTEKMKRYVNEEKQVREENLRLQRKLQLEVERREALCRHLSESESSLEMEEERHYNEIVMSGGNIRNRTVSSPVPYNPSPSSSRPLSPGINIVGSTSRDSFNASRCYACGQLTALPFASSSPPPAGHIVAPTGRRTSDRFVKPAIPPTIINTGGNPIPCPATNTSVGSPMDISKT; translated from the exons ATGGCTGACCGCGATAGCGCATCTGAAAGCGACTCTAGCTCAATTGATGGAGGACCGATAATGATGCCCCCCTCACCTGTTACAAGAGAACAACTTCAAAAAAGGATCGAGTCTCTTCAGCAGCACAATAGAGTTCTCAAAGTTGAACTTGAAACTTACAAGCTAAGGGTAAAGGCTCTCCAGGACGAGAACCGCAGCCTTCGTCAGGCGTCTGTCATAATC CAAGCAAAAGCTGAGCAGGAAGAGGAATTCATCAGCAATACGTTACTGAAGAAGATTCAAgctttgaaaaaggaaaaagaaactttgGCTCATCATTACgagcaagaagaagaatgtCTGACGAACGATTtatctcgaaaattgaatcaactCCGTCAAGAGAAGTGCCGTTTGGAGCAAACGTTGGAACAGGAACAAGAATGTCTAGTGAACAAATTgatgcgaaaaatcgaaaaactggaGGCTGAGACTCTAGCCAAGCAGAGTAACTTGGAACAGTTGCGCAGGGAAAAAGTGGAGTTGGAAAATACTTTGGAACAGGAACAAGAGGCCTTAGTTAACAAATTATggaaacgaatggacaaactCGAAGCCGAAAAAAGGATGCTGCAAATCAAATTGGATCAACCGGTATCGGATCCAACTTCTCCCAGGGACATCAACAATGGTGATACTGCCACCAATTTGAGCACACATATTCAGACATTGAGGAGCGAAGTTGCTAGATTAAGACACACTCTTCTAATATCGCAACAAGAAC atacagaaaaaatgaagcgctacgtaaatgaagaaaaacaagttCGCGAAGAGAACCTGAGGCTCCAAAGGAAACTGCAATTAGAGGTGGAAAGACGCGAAGCTCTTTGCAGACATCTTTCAGAGTCCGAGTCGAG CCttgaaatggaagaagaacgTCATTATAACGAGATAGTAATGTCTGGTGGCAATATTAGAAATCGCACCGTGTCTAGTCCTGTACCGTACAATCCTTCGCCCAGTTCTTCTCGTCCTCTTAGCCCAG gtaTCAACATTGTTGGATCGACTTCTCGGGACAGTTTCAATGCGAGTCGCTGCTATGCCTGCGGACAGCTGACCGCTTTGCCTTTCGCTAGTTCATCCCCACCCCCCGCG GGGCACATTGTTGCACCGACTGGTAGACGTACGTCGGATCGGTTTGTGAAACCTGCAATACCACCGACAATCATAAACACCGGTGGTAATCCGATTCCATGCCCAGCTACGAACACATCCGTGGGATCACCTATGGATATTTCGAAGACATAA
- the LOC105683180 gene encoding charged multivesicular body protein 1b, protein MSVSQMEKNLFNLKFAVKELERNSKKCEKEEKMEKSKVKKAIQKGNMEGARIHAENAIRQKNQALNYLRMSARVDAVASRVQTALTTRKVTQSMAGVVKAMDAAMKSMNLEKISGLMDKFESQFEDLDVQSSYMENAMSQTTTTNVPQNDVDSLMQQVADEAGLELNMELPSGQLGSIGTSTQVSQEQDELTQRLARLRE, encoded by the exons ATGTCCGTCTCTCAGATGGAAA AGAACTTGTTCAACCTAAAATTCGCTGTGAAAGAGTTGGAgaggaattcaaaaaaatgcgaaaaagaagaaaaaatggaaaagtcaAAAGTGAAGAAGGCGATACAAAAAGGAAATATGGAAGGAGCGAGGATTCATGCTGAAAATGCGATTAGACAAAAGAATCAGGCTCTGAATTATTTGAGGATGAGCGCTCGCGTCGATGCAGTTGCTAGCAGAGTACAAACCGCCCTAACAACTAGAAAAGTTACTCAGTCAATGGCCGGAGTAGTCAAGGCAATGGATGCCGCAATGAAATCGATgaaccttgaaaaaatttctgggCTAATGGACAAGTTTGAAAGCCAGTTCGAGGATCTAGATGTCCAGAGCTCTTATATGGAAAATGCTATGTCGCAGACAACAACTACAAACGTACCACAAAACGACGTAGATTCTTTGATGCAGCAAGTTGCAGATGAAGCTGG acTTGAATTGAACATGGAGTTGCCTTCTGGACAGTTGGGCAGCATTGGTACGTCGACGCAAGTTAGCCAAGAGCAAGACGAGCTGACCCAGCGATTAGCGAGACTAAGAGAGTAG
- the LOC105685193 gene encoding F-actin-capping protein subunit beta, which produces MSEQQMDCALDLMRRLPPQQIEKNLSDLIDLVPTLCEDLLSSVDQPLKIAKDKESGKDYLLCDYNRDGDSYRSPWSNTYDPPLEDGSMPSERLRKLEIDANHAFDQYRELYFEGGVSSVYLWDLDHGFAGVILIKKAGDGSKKIKGCWDSIHVVEVQEKSNGRTAHYKLTSTAMLWLQTNKHGSGTMNLGGSLTRQVDQDAAISETSPHIANIGRMVEDMENKIRNTLNEIYFGKTKDIVNGLRSVQSLADQRQQAALRQDLAAALQKRHANN; this is translated from the exons ATG TCGGAACAACAGATGGACTGCGCATTGGATCTCATGAGGCGCCTGCCGCCACagcagattgaaaaaaatcttagcGATTTGATCGACTTAGTGCCCACATTGTGTGAAGATTTGCTCTCGTCCGTTGATCAGCCGTTGAAAATAGCTAAAGATAAGGAATCTGGCAAGGATTATCTCCTCTGCGATTACAATCGAGATGGAGATTCGTACAG ATCACCTTGGAGTAACACATACGATCCTCCTCTAGAAGATGGATCAATGCCTTCAGAGAGGCTTAGAAAATTGGAGATAGATGCAAACCACGCATTTGACCAATATCGTGAGTTGTACTTTGAGGGCGGGGTTTCGTCAGTTTACTTATGGGATTTAGATCACGGTTTTGCTGGAGTTATTTTAATCAAAAAGGCCGGAGAtggttcaaagaaaatcaaaggCTGTTGGGACTCCATACACGTGGTCGAAGTCCAGGAAAAATCTAATGGCAGGACCGCCCACTACAAACTAACGTCCACCGCTATGCTGTGGCTACAGACAAACAAACACGGTTCTGGTACGATGAATCTTGGCGGCAGTTTAACCCGACAG GTTGACCAGGACGCTGCGATAAGTGAAACGTCTCCACACATCGCAAACATCGGTCGAATGGTCGAGGATATGGAGAATAAAATACGTAATACACTGAACGAGATCTATTTCGGTAAAACGAAAGATATAGTTAACGGATTGAGATCTGTACAGTCTCTGGCAGATCAAAGGCAGCAGGCTGCATTAAGGCAAGATTTAGCAGCCGCTTTGCAAAAGCGACATGCGAACAATTGA
- the LOC105686071 gene encoding eukaryotic translation initiation factor 5A, translating into MTDIEDTHFETGDSGASVTYPQQCSALRKNGFVMLKARPCKIVEMSTSKTGKHGHAKVHLIGIDIFTSKKYEDICPSTHNMDVPFVKREDYQLTDISDDGYLSLMADNGELREDLKIPDGELGSQLRTDFDAGKELLCTVLKACGEEVVIALKNNTALDK; encoded by the exons ATGACAGACATTGAGGATACTCATTTTGAAACCGGTGACTCCGGGGCATCTGTGACCTACCCGCAACAATGTTCTGCACTGCGCAAGAACGGATTTGTTATGCTTAAGGCCCGTCCCTGCAAGATTGTCGAAATGTCTACTTCGAAGACCGGCAAGCACGGACACGCCAAAGTCCATCTTATAGGAATCGACATATTCACATCAAAGAAATATGAAGATATTTGTCCATCTACGCACAACATGGATGTACCGTTTGTCAAGCGAGAAGATTATCAG TTGACGGACATCTCCGACGACGGGTATCTGAGCTTAATGGCTGACAACGGAGAACTCCGCGAGGATCTGAAAATTCCAGACGGGGAACTGGGCTCCCAATTACGTACCGACTTCGATGCTGGCAAAGAACTGCTT tgCACCGTTCTTAAGGCGTGCGGCGAAGAAGTGGTGATTGCTCTTAAAAACAATACTGCCCTTGACAAATAA
- the LOC105686266 gene encoding proteasome assembly chaperone 4-like has translation MASSEDNGVELLPCSFKFHNFLTEVGEVKMSCQIIKMRDSFYVWVGNYNNNVMNHLSLALVSNYEKVPISTTLLGSVADSTSTNMAKRLAKKLGMPVYVSFNIEADNLSMPAIEKKLQQEINIGFVALADEPRILESA, from the coding sequence ATGGCTTCATCGGAAGACAACGGAGTTGAACTACTGCCGTGCAGTTTTAAGTTTCATAACTTCTTGACCGAAGTTGGTGAGGTTAAGATGAGTTGTCAAATTATTAAAATGAGAGACAGTTTTTATGTATGGGTTGGTAATTACAATAACAATGTCATGAATCATCTATCGTTAGCCCTTGTATCAAATTATGAAAAAGTACCCATCTCCACGACTTTATTGGGTTCTGTTGCCGATTCCACATCTACTAACATGGCTAAGCGATTAGCTAAAAAGCTGGGAATGCCTGTCTACGTGAGCTTCAACATCGAAGCCGATAATCTATCGATGCCAGCAATTGAGAAGAAACTTCAACAAGAGATCAACATCGGTTTTGTTGCACTCGCGGATGAGCCTAGGATTTTGGAATCTGCGTAG